A single genomic interval of Hafnia alvei harbors:
- a CDS encoding fimbrial protein has product MKNKWNIGFFILSSLLPYAGYANIVYNGSTPINIRGTILPSSCTIAKKSQAQSINLGSYANNTLTAVGKILTTRTLSISLTGCNDGIIGTIVTLSGDQDQDDVTLLALSNPEAEGTVKGLAIQIRDNADNIIPINSQSLQQKLVAGDSNVLTFKLAYKVTKLPVTVGDANSVLYLDLAYQ; this is encoded by the coding sequence ATGAAAAATAAATGGAACATAGGTTTTTTCATACTTAGCAGCCTCTTACCTTATGCTGGATATGCTAATATAGTTTACAATGGTTCAACGCCTATAAATATAAGAGGAACTATATTACCCAGCTCATGTACTATCGCCAAGAAAAGCCAAGCACAGAGTATTAATCTTGGCTCCTATGCAAATAATACATTAACTGCCGTGGGGAAAATATTAACGACAAGAACGTTAAGTATATCGCTGACGGGATGCAACGATGGCATTATAGGTACCATAGTGACGCTTTCAGGAGACCAAGACCAAGACGACGTTACGTTATTGGCACTGAGCAATCCAGAAGCAGAGGGTACGGTAAAGGGCTTAGCTATACAAATTAGAGATAACGCTGACAATATTATTCCTATAAACAGCCAATCATTACAACAGAAGTTGGTCGCGGGTGATAGTAATGTATTAACGTTTAAACTGGCATATAAAGTAACTAAACTGCCAGTAACGGTAGGAGATGCTAACTCCGTGCTATATCTCGATTTGGCTTATCAATAG
- a CDS encoding membrane-associated sensor domain-containing protein — MIELIHKNAQHLTLRDRLKVAEIRALKMNVGWLLSVQIAFVLFVFCRDYFYVSHQMPAAPALSTLLETALVVIMAILCGYVAVLRFTRVLEKQFENVMLVITLSIGVMWCIILSLLFYSDFSHLIFAISTLLMLSSLIALYPSSRHLFFATTPIWAIIVVHAMFFSKTLSLVYLAGYLVFAVLFETGRRLLRRWFVLAVTREHQNVRLANKLTLMSQQDPLTALANRRHFDRELQQAIARATTTGHPLSIILIDVDYFKKYNDRYGHQAGDACLIQLAKRFQQAVRSAQDLVGRYGGEEFIILLPDQDKYAAERVAERLKDLVFTLALPHDQSDVSPYVSLSQGIAQWQNGVDAKTLIENADQALYLAKQQGRNTVRLAP; from the coding sequence ATGATCGAGCTTATCCACAAAAATGCGCAACACCTAACGCTACGCGACCGACTAAAAGTCGCCGAGATACGCGCCTTAAAAATGAACGTAGGCTGGTTGTTAAGCGTGCAAATCGCATTTGTTTTATTTGTTTTTTGTCGCGATTATTTTTACGTCAGTCACCAAATGCCTGCGGCTCCGGCTTTATCTACCCTTCTCGAAACCGCTCTCGTCGTAATAATGGCAATACTGTGCGGTTATGTGGCCGTTTTACGGTTTACCCGCGTCCTTGAAAAGCAGTTTGAAAACGTCATGCTAGTCATAACGTTAAGCATTGGGGTGATGTGGTGCATTATTCTTTCTCTGCTGTTTTACAGTGATTTCAGCCATCTTATTTTTGCTATTTCAACTTTACTGATGCTGTCATCGTTAATTGCGCTCTATCCTTCATCGCGGCACCTCTTTTTCGCCACCACGCCGATATGGGCCATTATCGTTGTGCATGCGATGTTTTTTAGTAAAACCTTAAGCTTGGTTTATCTCGCGGGATATCTGGTCTTTGCCGTCTTGTTCGAAACGGGGCGCCGTCTATTACGCCGCTGGTTTGTGTTAGCGGTAACGAGAGAGCATCAAAATGTTCGGCTAGCGAATAAGCTCACGCTAATGTCGCAGCAAGATCCGCTTACGGCGTTGGCTAACCGTCGCCACTTTGATCGTGAACTACAGCAGGCGATTGCAAGGGCGACAACAACCGGCCATCCCCTGTCTATTATCTTGATTGATGTTGATTACTTTAAAAAATATAACGACCGCTATGGCCATCAGGCTGGCGATGCATGCCTGATCCAATTAGCCAAACGCTTCCAACAGGCAGTACGCAGCGCACAGGATTTAGTGGGCCGCTATGGCGGTGAAGAGTTTATTATTTTATTGCCGGATCAGGACAAATACGCGGCTGAAAGAGTTGCTGAACGACTCAAGGACTTAGTATTCACCTTAGCACTGCCCCACGATCAATCAGACGTTTCCCCGTATGTTTCACTTAGCCAAGGCATTGCACAGTGGCAAAACGGCGTGGATGCTAAAACGCTAATAGAAAATGCCGATCAAGCGTTGTATCTCGCCAAACAGCAAGGCCGCAATACCGTTCGTCTCGCGCCATAA
- a CDS encoding fimbria/pilus periplasmic chaperone, which translates to MKNVKVNSLINLLLFSSISLCGSSAAIAGGVGLGTTRVIYPQNSSQASLSIQNTDASKVFLIQSWVSNPDGNKSADFIITPPIFVIQPKKENTMRIMFVGKKPLPTDRESLYYVNSKAIPSGKPEEGKNTLQIATQTTIKMFVRPDNLPTPSIDAPKSLRCKLIGSNLNVKNPSPYYVTLVSLKVGNQKMPNTMVPPKSEAQVPLQGGPGGNITFQTMNDYGAMTDQQTCSI; encoded by the coding sequence ATGAAAAACGTAAAAGTCAACTCGCTAATAAATTTATTACTCTTCAGCTCAATTTCTCTCTGCGGATCATCAGCTGCCATAGCCGGTGGAGTCGGTCTTGGTACGACAAGAGTGATTTATCCACAGAATAGTTCGCAGGCATCTTTATCTATTCAAAACACCGATGCCAGCAAGGTTTTTCTGATTCAATCTTGGGTATCCAATCCTGATGGAAATAAGAGTGCTGATTTTATCATTACCCCGCCTATTTTCGTGATTCAGCCCAAAAAAGAAAATACGATGCGGATCATGTTTGTGGGGAAAAAACCACTACCAACCGATCGTGAATCTCTTTATTACGTAAACAGTAAAGCAATACCTTCAGGAAAACCTGAAGAAGGAAAAAATACGCTCCAGATCGCAACGCAAACAACCATTAAAATGTTTGTGCGTCCTGATAATCTGCCTACACCAAGCATCGACGCGCCTAAATCTTTGCGCTGTAAACTAATCGGCAGCAACCTAAACGTAAAAAATCCTTCTCCTTATTATGTGACGCTAGTTAGCCTCAAAGTTGGCAATCAAAAAATGCCAAACACCATGGTTCCGCCAAAATCTGAGGCACAGGTTCCATTACAAGGAGGCCCTGGCGGAAACATTACATTCCAGACCATGAATGATTATGGTGCCATGACCGATCAACAAACATGCTCCATATAA
- a CDS encoding DUF1120 domain-containing protein: MKFLRLKDNGLAWTLLPLLCSAISPAFAAVAVNDTTELKVTGTVSPASCNLVLGTGAGAAGEVAYGNINAGMAPALSGSYQLLDEKMLFDAVTINCEGETIIGVSTTDDRSSSVTASTAPVPTYNNDGSEFGNATHFLGLGTDNKGNTIGQYSGTFTGLKVDGVSANFSKCISENNLTGATTEQGGALVVNNCLAGQTHLVMDKNNKALSGTDFAWDYVVRPLVKSAKDLDPAGFKLDGSITVQVDYL; this comes from the coding sequence ATGAAATTTTTACGTCTAAAAGATAACGGCTTAGCATGGACACTATTGCCTTTATTATGCTCTGCTATTTCACCTGCATTTGCTGCTGTAGCAGTGAATGATACTACCGAGCTGAAGGTCACTGGTACCGTGAGCCCAGCGAGTTGCAACCTAGTTTTAGGTACTGGAGCGGGAGCTGCAGGGGAGGTTGCTTATGGGAATATTAATGCTGGAATGGCTCCGGCTTTGTCGGGAAGTTATCAGCTGCTCGATGAAAAAATGCTGTTCGACGCGGTTACCATTAACTGTGAAGGTGAGACAATAATCGGTGTTTCTACCACAGATGACCGTTCTTCATCGGTAACAGCGTCAACAGCGCCGGTGCCAACCTATAACAATGATGGTAGCGAATTTGGCAATGCTACCCACTTTTTGGGGCTAGGGACTGATAATAAAGGTAACACTATCGGGCAATACAGCGGAACTTTCACTGGCCTTAAAGTTGATGGAGTTTCTGCAAATTTCTCAAAATGTATTTCTGAAAATAATCTCACAGGGGCTACTACTGAACAGGGCGGCGCATTAGTCGTTAATAACTGTCTTGCAGGACAAACACACTTAGTTATGGATAAAAATAACAAGGCGTTGTCAGGCACTGATTTTGCATGGGACTATGTCGTTAGACCTTTAGTTAAATCAGCAAAAGATTTAGACCCGGCTGGGTTCAAGCTTGATGGCTCAATTACTGTGCAAGTTGATTATCTTTAA
- a CDS encoding fimbrial protein gives MLNNSTIPNKGIHSNSFHKLLLVTILFLSSGIALPALAHDVTVNITGKVTNGTCSVSSDSIDKPVYLGSVPISLFSRGSTSSPPVQFTINLENCGTISRGVQVTFTGTPDENALDYFKLSPDSTASGIGIVITDDTRRVIPVGGTSKSYLITDGAATKSLIFYAKMAADGSALKTGTVSSSATFTTAYP, from the coding sequence ATGCTAAATAATAGCACCATTCCTAATAAAGGAATTCATAGTAATAGTTTTCATAAACTACTGTTGGTAACCATACTCTTTTTAAGTTCTGGAATCGCTCTGCCAGCGCTTGCTCACGACGTTACAGTAAATATTACCGGAAAGGTAACCAATGGCACCTGTTCAGTATCATCCGATTCCATAGATAAACCTGTTTATCTAGGAAGTGTGCCCATCAGCCTATTCTCTCGTGGTAGCACGAGTTCGCCTCCAGTGCAATTTACCATAAATCTGGAGAATTGCGGCACTATTAGCCGTGGTGTGCAGGTTACATTCACTGGGACGCCTGATGAGAATGCCCTTGATTATTTCAAGCTCTCACCAGACAGTACAGCAAGCGGTATCGGTATAGTCATTACGGATGATACTAGAAGAGTAATTCCAGTAGGTGGAACATCAAAATCTTATTTAATCACGGATGGAGCAGCCACTAAATCACTTATTTTTTATGCAAAAATGGCTGCCGACGGCTCTGCCTTAAAAACCGGAACAGTATCGTCGAGTGCGACATTTACTACCGCTTATCCATAG
- a CDS encoding fimbria/pilus periplasmic chaperone, which produces MIGGTRFIYHGDSEKGLPFLVKNSDDLPYLIQTKILPDNTQGNNIRQALPNSESANFVATPPLLPLRKKQENYIRIIRTEGKLPDDRESLFQLSIAAIPSGRPTGNDLQLAIRSRYKLIYRPSGLKGEPNQAYQQLRWQRHGAQVTIENPTPYYVTLFQMVINGKLQPAEGVVAPFGSRTESWCPKNGGCGFKWQSLDDLGTPTSAWAITPNGTAQLGNAIGKVTPVVEAKEQDKKSTEGHVSPKLP; this is translated from the coding sequence ATGATAGGTGGAACTCGTTTTATTTATCACGGGGACAGCGAAAAAGGTCTCCCTTTTCTGGTTAAAAACTCAGATGACTTACCCTATTTAATTCAAACAAAAATATTACCTGACAACACGCAAGGAAATAACATACGGCAGGCGTTGCCTAATTCTGAATCAGCGAATTTTGTTGCTACGCCTCCCCTGCTGCCACTGAGAAAAAAACAGGAAAATTACATACGCATCATCCGCACTGAAGGAAAACTACCCGATGACAGAGAAAGCTTATTTCAATTAAGTATCGCGGCGATCCCATCTGGCAGGCCGACAGGAAATGATTTACAGCTGGCCATTCGTTCACGATATAAATTGATTTATCGTCCCTCGGGTTTAAAAGGAGAACCAAACCAAGCCTACCAACAATTACGCTGGCAGCGACATGGGGCACAGGTCACGATTGAAAATCCAACGCCCTATTACGTGACACTATTCCAGATGGTTATCAATGGAAAATTACAGCCGGCTGAAGGCGTAGTGGCTCCTTTTGGCAGCCGAACCGAATCATGGTGTCCAAAGAATGGCGGGTGTGGTTTTAAATGGCAAAGCCTTGACGATTTGGGCACACCAACATCTGCTTGGGCGATTACTCCCAATGGAACAGCACAATTAGGAAACGCCATAGGCAAAGTAACCCCTGTGGTCGAAGCGAAGGAACAGGATAAAAAAAGCACAGAGGGTCATGTCAGTCCTAAGCTCCCATAG
- a CDS encoding DUF1120 domain-containing protein, with the protein MSGKKVKISLKLLALPLLAMSISSAFADPAVGPSGKLTVTGEYTPPPCSVALAANGVIDYGHISTSSLHSTYSTNLPIKTLSNAVTITCSAVTSVAINWDDNRSATLAIGLMDTIGRYKQLQPSGTSSGYGLNLGLGTDSLGQGIGNYVATLSALKVDGIDQYFASTATTPFQKGAATPTKVFEYMGARSPLAYNFLNVDGEIVKGSVFSMDYNVMATITETDHIDLSKEITLNGSSTISLYYL; encoded by the coding sequence ATGTCAGGAAAGAAAGTAAAAATATCGCTAAAATTGTTGGCATTGCCATTACTGGCTATGTCAATTTCTAGCGCATTTGCCGACCCTGCAGTAGGGCCTTCCGGCAAACTCACCGTGACTGGAGAATATACGCCACCGCCGTGTTCGGTTGCGCTTGCCGCGAATGGGGTAATTGACTATGGACATATATCTACCTCTTCGCTGCATAGTACTTATAGTACTAATCTGCCTATAAAAACGCTGTCTAATGCGGTCACTATTACCTGCTCCGCAGTGACCAGCGTTGCGATTAATTGGGATGATAATAGATCTGCTACCTTAGCAATTGGCTTAATGGATACCATTGGTCGCTATAAGCAATTACAACCAAGTGGAACGAGCTCTGGCTATGGCTTAAATCTTGGTTTGGGCACTGACAGCTTAGGTCAAGGTATTGGTAACTATGTTGCTACATTGTCTGCGTTAAAAGTTGATGGCATTGACCAATATTTTGCTAGCACCGCGACCACGCCTTTCCAAAAAGGCGCTGCTACGCCAACAAAAGTTTTTGAATATATGGGTGCAAGAAGTCCACTCGCTTATAACTTCTTAAATGTAGATGGTGAAATCGTTAAAGGGAGCGTCTTTTCCATGGACTATAACGTCATGGCCACGATAACAGAGACAGACCATATCGATTTAAGTAAAGAAATTACCTTAAATGGTTCATCTACTATTAGTCTGTATTATCTCTAA
- a CDS encoding NUDIX domain-containing protein, with product MPKFRPYLAVYIIVRQQQSILLLQRKNTGFDDGKWSLPAGHVEEGESALTAAVREAEEEIGIVIPPSALKLIYTLHRKSDERTYIDLWFEAKRFDGVPVNKEPNKCAGLMWSNAQNLPENTQEYVKRALKDMQTNGYGSLGLT from the coding sequence ATGCCTAAGTTTCGGCCTTATTTAGCGGTGTATATTATTGTCCGCCAGCAGCAAAGTATTTTACTGCTTCAGCGCAAAAATACGGGATTTGATGATGGTAAATGGTCATTGCCTGCTGGCCATGTTGAAGAGGGAGAGTCGGCACTGACCGCTGCGGTGCGAGAGGCCGAAGAGGAAATTGGCATTGTCATTCCTCCATCGGCTTTAAAACTGATCTATACGCTGCATCGTAAATCTGATGAAAGAACGTATATTGACTTATGGTTTGAAGCCAAGCGTTTTGATGGCGTTCCGGTTAACAAAGAGCCCAATAAATGCGCCGGGCTGATGTGGAGTAATGCACAAAATTTGCCGGAAAATACGCAGGAATACGTCAAGAGGGCCTTGAAGGACATGCAAACAAATGGCTATGGGAGCTTAGGACTGACATGA
- a CDS encoding fimbrial biogenesis usher protein, with product MKKQLYFASVPQARSAISRYAPVVFSSLAIVSPVQVLAEQYFNPAFLSSDPSAIADLSRFNNEGGQAPGSYRVDIFVNDTFISTRDVNFKYSKAAAEPEKNTAAPVEASSKTKSSDTTDTLVPFFSIKELEALGVNTKSLPTLKETAQDDQDHKEVNLESIVLGSRASFDFEKQRLDLSIPQIAMKNDARGYIAPEQWDEGINALLLNYNFSGNETKANNERQSDKFLSLQSGINLGAWRLRDSASWSSQSSNSDHSSEIQHISTYVERTIIPLKSELVAGDTSTSSDVFDSVPIRGIQLSSDDNMLPDSQRGFAPTIRGIAKSNAKVTIKQNNYVIYQTYVAPGAFEVNDLFPTSSSGDLLVLIEESDGSINSYSVPFSGVPILQREGRVKYAVSAGKYRNGGNEQDNPEFGQATVIWGLPHGITAYGGTQLSDKYRSFAVGLGKNFGDLGAFSVDITQANSTLADDTTHQGQSMRFLYAKALNNFGTNFQLLGYRYSTEGFYTLSETTYKRMSGYNDTENEGNKKDNNDQPNYFDYYNLNYTKRGKLQANISQQVGKESGLFVSASQQSYWHTDETDTLIQFGFNSTIWNASYTLAYNYNKVQNQPDADQVVSFNISIPLAQLLSPAQDDMAQPGHNAYATYSGNRDKNGNTTQQAGISGTLLDDNNLSYSVMEGYGNNGVGNSGSVSAGYQGGYGSTNVGYNYGADYKQLNYAISGGIVAHRNGITLSQPLGDTNVLIAAPGADNVSVENNTGVKTDWRGYAVVPYASSYRQNRIALNTNTLNNHTDIDDAVVNVVPTQGAIVRANFTAHSGVRALLTVMHNGKPLPFGTSVSRTDITASGIVGDAGQVYMSGLPLKGTLNSQWGPAASDQCQANYVLPEDSLNKAIVYANVVCK from the coding sequence ATGAAAAAGCAACTTTATTTCGCATCAGTTCCACAAGCGAGATCTGCTATTAGCCGTTATGCCCCTGTTGTTTTTTCATCACTGGCTATTGTTTCTCCCGTGCAAGTACTCGCTGAGCAATATTTTAATCCGGCATTTCTATCCAGCGATCCTTCCGCTATTGCGGATCTCTCACGCTTCAACAATGAAGGTGGACAGGCTCCGGGGAGCTATCGCGTCGATATATTTGTTAACGATACCTTTATCTCTACGCGTGACGTGAACTTCAAATATTCAAAAGCCGCGGCGGAGCCGGAGAAAAATACGGCAGCACCTGTCGAAGCATCATCAAAAACGAAATCGTCGGATACAACTGATACGCTCGTGCCATTTTTCAGTATCAAAGAACTGGAAGCGCTTGGCGTAAACACAAAATCCCTGCCTACTCTCAAAGAGACCGCGCAAGATGATCAAGATCATAAAGAGGTCAATCTGGAATCCATAGTTTTAGGAAGCAGAGCCTCTTTCGATTTTGAAAAGCAGCGTCTTGATTTGAGTATTCCGCAAATTGCGATGAAAAATGATGCTCGTGGCTATATTGCCCCAGAGCAATGGGATGAAGGGATCAATGCCCTGCTGTTAAATTACAATTTCTCGGGTAATGAAACGAAGGCTAACAACGAGCGCCAGTCTGACAAGTTTCTTAGTTTGCAAAGTGGAATTAACCTCGGAGCATGGCGCTTACGTGACAGCGCCTCGTGGAGCAGCCAGAGTTCTAACAGCGATCACTCTAGTGAGATTCAACATATTAGTACCTATGTTGAACGTACTATTATTCCGCTGAAATCTGAACTTGTTGCCGGAGATACCAGTACGTCTAGCGACGTTTTTGACAGTGTTCCCATTCGTGGTATACAGCTTTCGTCTGATGATAATATGCTGCCCGATAGTCAGAGAGGCTTTGCGCCAACAATTCGCGGAATTGCAAAGAGCAACGCAAAAGTAACGATAAAACAAAACAACTATGTTATTTATCAAACCTATGTAGCACCCGGTGCATTTGAAGTTAACGATTTATTCCCAACTTCATCCAGCGGCGATTTACTGGTTTTAATTGAAGAAAGTGATGGCAGTATTAATTCTTACTCTGTCCCTTTTTCCGGTGTACCAATTTTACAACGAGAAGGTCGGGTAAAATATGCCGTCAGTGCCGGAAAATATCGTAACGGGGGTAATGAGCAGGATAACCCTGAATTTGGTCAGGCAACAGTAATTTGGGGTTTACCTCATGGAATAACTGCCTATGGTGGTACACAGTTATCTGATAAATACCGTAGTTTCGCGGTTGGGTTGGGCAAAAACTTCGGTGATTTAGGCGCATTTTCTGTTGATATCACTCAGGCGAACAGCACGCTGGCAGATGACACTACCCATCAAGGGCAATCAATGCGTTTTCTATATGCTAAAGCGCTCAATAATTTTGGGACCAACTTCCAATTGCTCGGATATCGTTACTCTACCGAGGGTTTCTATACCTTAAGTGAGACCACCTATAAAAGAATGAGTGGGTATAATGACACCGAAAACGAAGGTAATAAAAAAGACAATAACGATCAGCCCAATTATTTTGATTATTATAATCTGAACTATACCAAACGCGGGAAGTTGCAGGCCAATATTAGCCAGCAAGTGGGAAAGGAAAGCGGTCTATTTGTCTCTGCCAGTCAACAAAGTTATTGGCATACCGATGAAACTGATACCCTGATACAGTTCGGATTTAATAGCACCATCTGGAATGCCAGCTATACCCTGGCATATAACTATAATAAAGTGCAAAACCAACCAGATGCAGATCAGGTTGTCTCATTCAATATTTCTATTCCTTTGGCTCAATTGTTATCTCCGGCCCAAGACGACATGGCGCAGCCTGGACATAATGCGTATGCCACCTACAGCGGAAATAGAGATAAGAACGGTAACACAACTCAGCAGGCAGGTATTAGCGGAACGTTACTTGACGACAATAATCTCAGCTACAGCGTGATGGAAGGCTATGGAAATAACGGTGTCGGCAATAGCGGCAGCGTGAGCGCCGGCTACCAAGGGGGTTATGGTAGCACAAACGTTGGGTACAACTACGGCGCTGACTATAAGCAGTTAAACTACGCTATATCTGGCGGTATTGTTGCCCACCGCAATGGGATCACGCTTAGCCAACCTCTTGGCGATACCAACGTGCTTATCGCCGCGCCCGGTGCAGATAATGTCAGTGTTGAAAATAACACTGGGGTGAAAACTGACTGGCGTGGATATGCCGTTGTGCCTTACGCAAGCAGCTACCGCCAAAATCGTATTGCGCTCAATACCAATACCTTAAACAACCACACTGATATCGATGATGCCGTGGTTAACGTTGTACCTACGCAAGGAGCGATTGTGCGCGCTAACTTTACCGCACACAGCGGCGTGAGAGCGTTATTAACCGTCATGCACAATGGTAAACCCCTACCCTTCGGTACCAGTGTGAGCAGAACCGATATTACTGCCAGCGGCATCGTAGGTGACGCAGGGCAGGTGTATATGTCAGGGCTACCGCTAAAAGGAACCTTGAATTCACAATGGGGCCCGGCCGCAAGCGACCAATGCCAAGCTAATTATGTATTACCTGAAGACAGTCTTAATAAGGCTATCGTCTATGCCAATGTGGTATGTAAATAG
- a CDS encoding fimbrial protein, with the protein MKASKMLVSALSVLTMMAAGSAMAAPVATPITVNGGSINFTGEVTDAACIVNPESVNQTYALSPLKTSEVAAGKTGASTEVRIYLEECSTEVYKTASFAFSGVPDTDPTVLANAPGAGGAHGVGVQMKDMDGKVINFTAADDKGAKMQLIEGTNVAIFSAALVGTSETATPGHVSATTNFKVHYE; encoded by the coding sequence ATGAAAGCTTCAAAAATGTTGGTGTCTGCGTTATCTGTTTTGACCATGATGGCGGCAGGTTCTGCAATGGCAGCTCCGGTTGCTACACCAATTACCGTTAATGGAGGTTCTATTAATTTTACGGGAGAAGTCACTGATGCCGCATGTATCGTTAACCCTGAATCAGTTAACCAAACTTACGCATTGAGCCCTCTCAAAACAAGTGAAGTAGCAGCAGGTAAGACCGGAGCATCAACTGAAGTCAGAATCTATCTGGAAGAATGCAGCACTGAAGTCTATAAAACCGCGTCCTTTGCTTTTAGTGGCGTGCCTGATACTGACCCAACTGTGCTGGCAAACGCCCCTGGCGCTGGTGGCGCACATGGCGTAGGCGTACAGATGAAAGATATGGATGGCAAGGTTATTAACTTCACTGCCGCTGACGATAAAGGTGCGAAAATGCAGCTGATTGAAGGCACTAACGTTGCAATTTTCTCTGCTGCTTTAGTTGGTACTTCAGAGACAGCAACACCAGGTCACGTATCTGCAACAACTAACTTTAAAGTACATTACGAATAA
- a CDS encoding fimbria/pilus chaperone family protein, which yields MLIKFSFTPKMKKISIIYLSCLSPLLFPLNYAHASGMKLETSVVVVNTEEGEGVMTLKNTDPTPVLLYSSVENLPGDKEESLIVTPPVVRVNPGDSQTVRFMMKTPAKAVEQFKRAIFEGIPASDKTADKLQITLRQNVPLIIHPAGLKENLEPWTLLKWEQVSQDTLKVTNTGAYVIRMSPIISVQPQKISASLPRSYLLPGDTVNVKLNNKIADVQKVTITPANLYGYFVKPYEASVSH from the coding sequence ATGTTAATTAAATTTAGTTTTACACCGAAGATGAAAAAGATTTCTATTATTTATTTATCTTGTTTATCACCATTATTATTTCCTCTTAATTATGCACATGCATCTGGGATGAAACTTGAAACTTCTGTTGTGGTGGTGAATACGGAAGAAGGGGAAGGGGTGATGACGCTTAAAAACACCGATCCTACCCCGGTATTGCTCTATTCATCGGTGGAAAACCTGCCGGGTGATAAAGAGGAATCATTGATTGTTACTCCTCCCGTTGTTCGGGTGAATCCCGGTGATAGCCAGACCGTGCGTTTTATGATGAAAACGCCAGCGAAAGCCGTTGAGCAGTTTAAACGCGCCATCTTTGAAGGCATCCCAGCTTCTGATAAAACGGCCGATAAATTACAGATTACGCTGCGTCAAAATGTGCCATTGATTATTCACCCAGCGGGTCTGAAAGAGAATTTAGAGCCTTGGACGTTGCTGAAATGGGAACAGGTGAGTCAAGATACCTTAAAGGTAACAAATACAGGTGCTTATGTTATCCGCATGTCACCCATCATAAGCGTACAACCGCAAAAAATCAGTGCTTCACTACCTCGCTCTTATTTGTTGCCTGGAGATACGGTTAACGTAAAACTGAATAATAAAATTGCCGATGTTCAAAAAGTGACCATTACACCGGCAAATTTGTATGGCTATTTTGTAAAACCCTATGAGGCGAGTGTGTCTCATTAA